The Raphanus sativus cultivar WK10039 chromosome 2, ASM80110v3, whole genome shotgun sequence genome includes a region encoding these proteins:
- the LOC108842475 gene encoding cysteine proteinase inhibitor 1, which yields MADQGTVVGGVRDIDPNANDLQVESLARFAVDEHNKKENVTLEYKRLLGAKTQVVAGTMHHLTVEVADGETNKVYEAKVLEKAWENLKKLEHFNHVRDV from the exons ATGGCGGATCAAGGAACAGTTGTGGGAGGAGTTCGCGATATAGATCCAAATGCAAATGATCTCCAAGTCGAGAGTCTCGCTCGTTTCGCTGTCGATGAGCACAACAAGAAGGAG AACGTGACACTGGAGTACAAGAGGCTCCTTGGTGCGAAAACACAGGTTGTGGCGGGAACGATGCACCATCTCACCGTGGAGGTGGCTGATGGTGAGACCAATAAGGTCTACGAGGCCAAGGTTTTGGAGAAAGCCTGGGAGAATCTCAAGAAGTTGGAGCACTTCAACCACGTTCGCGATGTTTAA
- the LOC108842472 gene encoding calcium-dependent protein kinase 17-like, which produces MGNCCSHGRDSDGYTQDKGITAGNQAGPTAEPSVQQSKHAPPSPPPATKQGPIGPVLGRPMEDVKSSYSLGKELGRGQFGVTHLCTHKATGQQFACKTIAKRKLVNKEDIEDVRREVQIMHHMTGQPNIVELKGAYEDKHSVHLVMELCAGGELFDRIIAKGHYSERAAASLLRTIVQIIHTCHSMGVIHRDLKPENFLLLSKDENAPLKATDFGLSVFYKPGDVFKDIVGSAYYIAPEVLKRKYGPEADIWSIGVMLYILLCGVPPFWAESENGIFNAILKGHVDFSSDPWPSLSPQAKDLVKKMLNCDPKQRLTAAQVLNHPWIKEDGEAPDVPLDNAVMSRLKQFKAMNNFKKVALRVIAGCLSEEEIMGLKEMFKGMDTDSSGTITLEELRQGLAKQGTRLSEYEVQQLMEAADADGNGTIDYGEFIAATMHINRLDREEHLYSAFQHFDKDNSGYITMEELEQALREFGMNDGRDIKEIISEVDGDNDGRINYDEFVAMMRKGNPDPIPKKRRELSFK; this is translated from the exons ATGGGAAACTGTTGTTCCCACGGACGGGACTCAGATGGATACACACAAGACAAGGGCATAACCGCCGGCAACCAAGCTGGTCCAACTGCTGAACCTTCCGTACAACAATCCAAGCACGcgcctccttctcctcctcccgCGACAAAACAAGGCCCTATAGGACCTGTCTTAGGTCGACCTATGGAAGATGTGAAATCTTCGTATTCTCTAGGGAAAGAGCTAGGGAGAGGACAGTTCGGTGTCACGCACCTCTGCACGCACAAGGCCACGGGTCAGCAGTTTGCTTGCAAGACCATCGCCAAAAGGAAGCTTGTGAACAAAGAAGACATCGAGGACGTAAGAAGGGAAGTGCAGATAATGCATCACATGACCGGTCAGCCAAACATTGTTGAGCTTAAAGGAGCTTACGAGGATAAGCACTCTGTGCATTTGGTCATGGAGCTTTGCGCTGGTGGAGAGTTGTTCGATAGGATTATCGCTAAAGGACATTACTCTGAGAGAGCAGCTGCTTCTTTGTTGAGAACCATTGTTCAGATAATCCATACTTGCCATTCCATGGGGGTTATTCACAGAGACTTGAAGCCTGAGAACTTTCTGTTGCTGAGCAAAGATGAGAACGCTCCTCTCAAAGCCACTGACTTTGGGCTGTCTGTTTTCTACAAGCCAGGAGACGTGTTCAAGGATATTGTGGGTAGTGCTTATTACATAGCACCAGAGGTTTTGAAAAGGAAGTATGGACCAGAAGCTGATATTTGGAGCATTGGTGTCATGTTGTATATCCTCTTATGTGGTGTCCCACCCTTCTGGGCTG AATCGGAGAATGGAATATTCAACGCCATCTTAAAGGGACATGTTGATTTCTCAAGTGATCCATGGCCATCTCTCTCACCTCAGGCGAAGGATCTTGTTAAGAAGATGCTTAACTGTGATCCCAAGCAAAGACTAACTGCTGCTCAAGTTCTCA ACCATCCATGGATCAAGGAGGATGGAGAAGCACCAGATGTTCCTCTTGACAACGCGGTGATGTCAAGGCTCAAGCAATTCAAGGCAATGAACAATTTCAAGAAAGTTGCATTACGGGTGATAGCAGGTTGCTTATCAGAGGAAGAGATCATGGGGTTGAAGGAGATGTTCAAAGGTATGGACACTGATAGCAGTGGTACAATTACACTCGAGGAGCTAAGACAAGGACTCGCTAAGCAAGGTACTAGGTTGTCAGAATACGAAGTCCAGCAGTTAATGGAAGCT GCTGATGCTGATGGTAATGGAACAATAGACTATGGTGAGTTTATTGCAGCCACAATGCATATTAACAGACTTGACAGAGAAGAACATCTTTATTCAGCCTTCCAACACTTTGACAAAGACAACAGTGG GTATATAACAATGGAAGAGCTGGAGCAAGCCCTCCGAGAGTTTGGCATGAATGATGGCAGAGACATTAAAGAGATCATTTCAGAAGTTGATGGAGACAAT GATGGTCGGATAAACTATGATGAATTTGTGGCAATGATGAGAAAAGGAAACCCTGATCCTATCCCTAAGAAGCGGCGTGAACTTTCATTTAAATGA
- the LOC108826669 gene encoding bi-functional coumaroyl CoA and feruloyl CoA ortho-hydroxylase F6H2-2-1 codes for MTSTTDVREFVVNQRSGVKGLVDSLKLTTLPSTYIQPPHRRLTSDNILSSSSQVPVIDVSNWNDTQVASKICDAAAKFGLFQIVNHGIAPVELKALVAAARGFYELPVEERSRYWKGSSVSVTAWLTTSFSPYKESVLEWRDYIKFEFLPQRDGFDATWPPVCKEQVTEHFKRMKPIANNILSILIENLNSTINESSQQTLMGTLRMNFNYYPECPEPSLAIGTGRHSDINTLTLLLQEDGVLRSLYARATEDGEKWIYVPPIPGAIVVNIGDVLQIMSNDRYRSVEHCVLVNKSCSRVSIPVFCEPLHDSVIQPLQEVLENNEMARYRKVVYSDYLKGFFERPHDGKGTIESVKL; via the exons ATGACTTCAACCACTGACGTGAGAGAGTTCGTGGTGAACCAAAGAAGCGGAGTAAAAGGGCTCGTCGACTCTCTAAAACTAACCACACTTCCTTCTACATACATTCAACCTCCTCACAGACGCCTCACTTCCGACAATATcctctcatcatcatcacaagTTCCGGTCATCGACGTGTCCAACTGGAACGACACGCAAGTGGCTAGCAAGATCTGCGATGCAGCGGCTAAGTTTGGGTTGTTTCAGATAGTGAACCACGGAATAGCTCCGGTGGAGTTGAAGGCTTTGGTTGCGGCGGCGCGTGGGTTCTACGAGTTGCCAGTGGAGGAGCGAAGTAGGTATTGGAAAGGAAGTTCGGTGTCGGTGACTGCGTGGCTGACCACTAGTTTCAGCCCTTACAAAGAGAGTGTTTTGGAGTGGAGAGACTATATCAAGTTTGAGTTTCTTCCTCAGCGAGATGGCTTCGATGCCACGTGGCCTCCTGTCTGCAA GGAACAAGTGACAGAACATTTCAAGAGGATGAAACCAATAGCCAATAATATTTTAAGCATACTCATCGAGAATCTAAACTCAACCATCAACGAGTCTAGTCAACAAACACTAATGGGAACATTGAGAATGAATTTTAACTACTATCCGGAATGTCCTGAGCCAAGCCTTGCAATAGGAACTGGTCGCCACTCAGACATCAACACCCTCACTCTCCTCCTACAAGAGGATGGTGTCTTGAGGAGCCTCTACGCTCGAGCGACCGAGGACGGGGAGAAATGGATTTATGTCCCTCCAATTCCTGGAGCAATTGTGGTTAATATTGGAGATGTGTTACAGATAATGAGCAATGATAGGTATAGGAGCGTGGAGCATTGTGTGCTGGTAAATAAATCTTGTAGCCGGGTTTCTATTCCGGTTTTCTGCGAACCTCTTCATGATTCAGTTATCCAACCGTTACAAGAGGTGTTAGAGAACAATGAGATGGCTCGGTATCGAAAGGTTGTGTACTCGGACTACCTGAAGGGTTTTTTTGAAAGACCCCATGATGGCAAGGGGACCATTGAGTCGGTTAAATTGTAA
- the LOC108843532 gene encoding protein DGS1, mitochondrial codes for MDSQPPANESSPSNTGDLVPFYSNYFWNRVASLIPTSNSILLRKLSNLYRQAFAKTRRASFPLPLPSEFPCSSPNFSAVYVVLEEIMADVLSNLHDIQKSLDFWQSRAEGSNARRAYFMMFERGPVAFVNESRNFVRKTLSEDSAVQHLCQLSSSHMSHRIRVLMELRSALASFLAQLYVELNKRGEDLLKNPEKSLPSLLAVINRLFSDLEASFTHLHAARESDSSSIDGSYSMPLVFDRLPEINEEGSQWTDCELTDAINLVHKNLEKLNSYLSVMVGKHRKPRRMTLYWVRYTCGAVGLSVFSIWLLRHSSLMGSPDIDNWIHDAKEATMSFFSDHVEQPLLAIRDELFDTFRKRHKGVMETEEVQLTQDSLHRMLRNFCDEKVPDNASDQQMLEVVMNRYEKELVHPIHNLVNGELARGLLIQVQKLKLDIETAMLELDQILRANEINFAILAALPAFFLSLGMLTLIRTWLKQDSRAQGRGRIARIHRRLLVVEIEKRIMQYQSYIEQGRDKDAENVFGLLIYSLERLYRVVEKPARTSGEWDLVKQDLIELGMPQQQTSYKLTVTQRLVNVYDCLLPTLKRQ; via the exons ATGGATTCTCAACCTCCGGCGAACGAATCGTCACCGTCAAACACCGGAGACCTAGTTCCTTTCTATTCCAATTACTTCTGGAATCGCGTCGCTTCCTTGATTCCGACTTCTAATTCAATTCTCCTCCGAAAACTCTCAAATCTCTATCGCCAAGCCTTCGCCAAAACGCGACGTGCATCCTTCCCTCTTCCTCTACCTTCCGAGTTCCCATGCTCCTCTCC AAACTTCTCGGCGGTTTACGTGGTGTTGGAGGAGATAATGGCTGACGTTCTCTCAAACTTGCATGATATCCAGAAAAGTTTGGATTTCTGGCAGTCTAGAGCTGAG GGATCTAATGCTCGAAGAGCTTACTTTATGATGTTTGAGAGAGGACCTGTAGCTTTTGTGAATGAGAGTAGGAACTTCGTCCGCAAAACTCTCAGTGAGGATTCCGCGGTGCAGCATCTCTGTCAGTTGTCTTCCTCTCACATGTCTCataggattagggttttgatggAGTTGAGATCTGCACTCGCTTCCTTTCTTGCTCag CTTTATGTTGAATTGAATAAACGTGGGGAAGATCTTTTGAAGAATCCAGAGAAGTCACTCCCGTCATTGCTCGCTGTTATCAATCGACTGTTTTCCGACTTGGAGGCTTCTTTCACTCATTTACATGCTGCGCGTGAG tctgattcttcttctattgATGGAAGTTACTCGATGCCGCTAGTGTTTGATCGGCTCCCTGAGATTAATGAAGAAGGATCACAGTGGACTGATTGTGAACTAACAGACGCTATCAACCTAGTTCATAAGAATTTGGAAAAACTTAACTCGTATTTATCAGTTATGGTAG GTAAGCATCGAAAGCCAAGGAGGATGACTCTGTACTGGGTCCGATATACATGTGGTGCAGTTGGGCTCTCTGTTTTTTCTATATGGCTACTACGTCATAGCAGTTTGATGGGAAGTCCTGACATCGATAATTGGATTCATGATGCAAAAGAAGCGACAATGAGCTTCTTCAGTGATCATGTTGAGCAACCG CTGCTTGCCATTAGGGATGAGCTCTTTGATACTTTCCGGAAAAGGCACAAGGGTGTTATGGAAACTGAAGAAGTGCAGCTGACGCAAGACTCACTGCATAG AATGCTGAGGAATTTCTGCGATGAAAAGGTCCCAGATAATGCATCTGATCAGCAGATGCTTGAAGTTGTTATGAACCG GTATGAAAAGGAACTTGTGCACCCTATTCATAACCTCGTTAATGGAGAGCTTGCACGTGGTTTGCTTATCCAG GTCCAGAAGCTTAAACTGGATATAGAAAC AGCGATGCTTGAACTGGATCAGATACTTCGTGCAAATGAAATAAACTTTGCCATTCTAGCTGCACTACCTGCATTTTTTCTCAGCCTTGGTATGCTCACATTGATTCGGACATGGCTTAAACAG GATAGCAGAGCTCAAGGACGTGGAAGAATAGCACGTATTCACAGGAGGCTACTTGTCGTTGAAATTGAAAAGAGAATTATGCAGTATCAGAGCTACATTGAACAAGGACGT GATAAGGATGCAGAAAATGTATTTGGTTTGCTAATTTACAGCCTTGAACGTTTGTACCGGGTTGTTGAGAAACCTGCAAGAACAAGCGGCGAGTGGGATTT AGTGAAACAAGATCTGATCGAGTTAGGAATGCCACAGCAGCAAACGTCGTACAAACTAACGGTGACACAACGGCTAGTAAATGTTTATGACTGCTTGCTTCCCACTCTGAAGCGACAATAA
- the LOC108828746 gene encoding feruloyl CoA ortho-hydroxylase F6H1-3 has protein sequence MTPIPNTDVREFVVNQRNGVKGLVDSTKPTTLSSPYIQPPQERLTSDKILSSPSQVPVIDVSNWNDPHVASEICHAASKLGLFQIVNHGIAPTELKALVAAARGFFELPAEERRRYWRGSSVSETAWLTTSFNPYKESVLEWRDFLKFEFLPQRRGFDATWPPVCKEQVTEHFKRMKPIANNILTILMNNLNSTIDKTSKQTLMGTMRMNFNYYPECPEPSLAIGTGRHSDINTLTLLLQEDGVLSSLYARATEDGEKWIHVPPISGAIVVNIGDVLQIMSNDRYRSVEHCVLVNKSCSRVSIPVFCGPVNDSVIEPLPEVLENNEMARYRKVVYSDYLKGFFERPHDGKTTIESIKL, from the exons ATGACTCCAATTCCAAACACCGACGTGAGAGAGTTCGTGGTGAACCAACGAAACGGAGTTAAAGGGCTCGTCGACTCTACGAAACCAACCACACTTTCTTCTCCATACATTCAACCTCCTCAAGAGCGCCTCACTTCCGACAAGATCCTCTCATCACCGTCGCAAGTTCCTGTCATCGACGTGTCCAACTGGAATGACCCGCACGTGGCTAGTGAGATCTGCCACGCAGCGTCTAAGCTCGGATTGTTTCAGATAGTGAACCACGGGATAGCTCCAACGGAGTTGAAGGCTTTGGTTGCGGCTGCACGTGGGTTTTTCGAGTTGCCGGCGGAGGAGAGGAGAAGGTATTGGAGAGGAAGTTCGGTGTCGGAGACGGCGTGGCTGACCACTAGCTTCAATCCTTACAAAGAGAGTGTTTTGGAGTGGAGAGACTTCCTCAAGTTTGAGTTTCTTCCTCAACGACGTGGCTTTGATGCCACGTGGCCTCCTGTCTGCAA GGAACAAGTGACGGAACATTTCAAGAGGATGAAACCAATCGCCAATAATATCTTAACAATACTTATGAACAATCTAAACTCAACCATCGACAAGACTAGTAAGCAAACACTAATGGGAACAATGAGAATGAATTTCAACTACTATCCGGAATGTCCTGAGCCAAGCCTCGCAATAGGAACTGGTCGCCACTCAGACATCAACACACTCACTCTCCTCCTACAAGAAGACGGTGTCTTAAGCAGCCTCTACGCTCGAGCTACCGAGGACGGGGAGAAATGGATTCATGTCCCTCCAATTTCTGGAGCAATTGTGGTTAATATTGGAGACGTGTTACAGATAATGAGCAATGATAGGTATAGGAGCGTGGAGCATTGTGTGCTGGTTAATAAATCTTGTAGCCGGGTTTCTATTCCGGTTTTCTGCGGACCGGTTAATGATTCGGTTATTGAGCCGTTACCAGAGGTGTTAGAGAACAATGAGATGGCTCGGTATAGAAAGGTTGTGTATTCGGACTACTTGAAGGGATTTTTTGAAAGACCTCATGATGGAAAGACGACCATTGAGTCGATTAAATTGTAA
- the LOC108842473 gene encoding protein CLT3, chloroplastic, whose translation MATTTSRRVTTGLITSVQSHSTLRPRSMISLIRRNHHINLRLPSPIASASRRWLIEAVPPHARSSWDGSDDGGAQADVKKPGVCGYAITGNEIEGSSDELVEGDQQRVNTMEMVMWAAATASFGVANRVMYKLALVPLKQYPFFLAQLSTFGYVAVYYSILYFRYRAGTVTDEMLSVPKMPFLIAGVLQALAAAAGMAATANLSGPSTTVLSQTFLVWQIFFSIIFLRRRYSVNQILGCTLVALGVVVSVASGSGAAHSLKEAGVFWILLMVLSYLFQGADTVLKEVIFIDSQKRLKGASLDLFIVNSYGSAFQAICIALLLPFLSKLWGIPFNQLGSYLKDGAACFLNVGTMTKGCEGAPLLPLLFVVANIGYNIALLRLLKISSAVVSSLASTVSVPIAVFLFTLPLPYLGVASSLPKGFMGGTVVLVLGMLVYSWTPQEPNPSHSDSVIPSPPPT comes from the exons ATGGCAACAACGACTTCCCGCCGCGTAACCACCGGCTTGATCACCTCCGTCCAATCGCATTCCACGCTTCGACCTCGATCAATGATCTCTCTAATCCGTCGAAATCACCACATCAACCTTCGTCTACCGTCGCCAATTGCCTCCGCCTCCAGGCGGTGGTTGATCGAGGCGGTGCCACCGCACGCGAGATCGTCCTGGGATGGTTCTGATGACGGAGGAGCTCAAGCGGATGTTAAAAAGCCAGGGGTGTGCGGTTACGCGATCACCGGTAACGAGATTGAAGGGAGTAGTGACGAGCTTGTGGAGGGAGATCAACAGCGTGTCAATACGATGGAGATGGTGATGTGGGCGGCGGCTACGGCGTCGTTTGGAGTTGCGAACCGTGTGATGTACAAGCTCGCGTTGGTTCCGCTCAAACAGTATCCCTTCTTCCTCGCACAACTCTCCACCTTCGG GTATGTAGCTGTATATTATTCAATCTTGTATTTTCGATATCGTGCTGGAACTGTTACAGATGAGATGCTCTCGGTGCCTAAGATGCCATTTTTAATTGCTGGCGTCTTGCAGGCTTTAGCTGCAGCTGCTGGGATGGCAGCTACAG CAAATCTCTCGGGGCCATCTACTACAGTTTTATCTCAG ACATTCCTTGTCTGGcaaatcttcttctccattatATTTCTCAGGAGGAGATATAGCGTAAATCAAATACTCGGATGCACTCTTGTAGCTCTTGGTGTAGTCGTCAGTGTGGCAAG TGGATCAGGTGCTGCTCATTCCTTAAAGGAAGCTGGAGTATTTTGGATTCTTCTTATGGTCCTTTCTTACCTTTTTCAAGGAGCAGATACAGTTTTGAAG gaaGTCATCTTTATAGATAGCCAGAAAAGATTGAAG GGAGCTTCACTCGATCTGTTTATAGTAAACTCATATGGTTCAGCTTTCCAA GCCATCTGCATTGCATTGCTACTTCCATTTCTCTCAAAACTTTGGGGCATACCGTTTAACCAACTCGGTAGCTACCTAAAAGACGGCGCGGCTTGCTTTCTCAACGTCGGGACAATGACAAAAGGATGTGAAGGGGCTCCATTGCTGCCTCTGTTGTTTGTGGTAGCAAACATTGGCTATAACATTGCGCTTTTGAGACTCCTCAAGATTTCATCGGCGGTGGTTTCATCTCTTGCATCGACAGTGTCAGTGCCAATTGCAGTTTTCTTGTTCACATTGCCGTTACCTTACCTTGGAGTTGCATCGTCGCTTCCAAAAGGGTTCATGGGAGGAACAGTGGTACTTGTATTGGGAATGCTTGTTTACAGTTGGACACCACAAGAACCTAACCCTTCTCATTCTGATTCAGTCATTCCTTCACCTCCTCCCACTTGA
- the LOC108841636 gene encoding protein LATERAL ROOT PRIMORDIUM 1: MGMVGLRDVYLVAPAYHHHHHQNAGLVSGSDQINSNAAASLGVGVIPLLTAAPAQQHQNAEDTDINFLGNSRRWQNNDSSNNQTEYLRFKSTTVASSSNNSGSGSAGTATCQDCGNQAKKECKQRRCRTCCKSRGFDCSTHVKSTWVSAARRRERQVMPTGNPTAAGSSPSTSSGTKKPRIAGSQQQATSHTSTSNTPPQSLDTSSSRKDGGPREAWPGQVKAAAVFKCVKVTAMEDGDDEYAYQAVVKIGGHIFKGFLYDQGLEPKEGFPNISDLLLGGGASNHNGVSASPSILDPPNVYGGGGGAGAGFYG, from the exons ATGGGCATGGTCGGTCTAAGAGACGTCTACCTTGTTGCTCCGGCGtaccatcaccaccaccaccagaacGCTGGGCTTGTATCTGGATCCGATCAGATTAACAGTAATGCGGCGGCGTCGCTCGGCGTCGGAGTTATTCCTCTTCTCACAGCGGCTCCGGCGCAGCAGCACCAAAACGCGGAAGACACCGACATTAACTTCCTCGGAAACAGCCGGAGATGGCAGAACAATGACAGCAGCAACAACCAGACGGAGTATCTTCGGTTCAAGAGTACGACTGTGGCATCGAGTTCGAACAACTCGGGGTCGGGCTCAGCGGGAACCGCCACGTGTCAAGACTGTGGTAACCAGGCGAAGAAAGAGTGCAAGCAGAGGCGGTGCAGGACGTGCTGCAAGAGCCGTGGCTTTGATTGTTCGACTCACGTGAAGAGCACGTGGGTCTCTGCGGCTCGTAGGAGAGAGAGGCAGGTCATGCCCACCGGGAATCCAACGGCAGCTGGCTCGTCTCCTTCGACCTCTTCGGGGACCAAGAAGCCGAGGATCGCTGGGTCTCAACAACAAGCCACTTCTCATACTTCAACTTCTAACACGCCTCCTCAAAGTTTAGATACTAGCTCCAGCCGAAAAG ACGGAGGGCCAAGAGAAGCGTGGCCGGGGCAAGTTAAGGCCGCAGCGGTGTTCAAGTGTGTGAAAGTGACGGCAATGGAAGACGGGGACGACGAGTACGCTTACCAGGCGGTGGTGAAAATCGGTGGCCATATCTTTAAAGGCTTCTTGTATGATCAAGGGCTTGAACCTAAAGAAGGTTTTCCTAATATTTCGGATTTGCTTTTAGGTGGGGGAGCCAGTAACCATAACGGTGTGTCTGCCTCGCCGTCTATTCTTGACCCGCCAAATGTctacggtggtggtggtggtgcagGCGCTGGGTTTTACGGTTAA